The Triticum aestivum cultivar Chinese Spring chromosome 6D, IWGSC CS RefSeq v2.1, whole genome shotgun sequence genomic sequence CAACATCGACATACCAGTGTTAAGGAATAAAATTATCAGTTTCATAGGAGTTAGCATTCAGCAATGACCAAACCGGCGGCATGTAACAGGCATACTACAGGAAAATAACCAACATCTAGTTTGGCAAAGAACATCAAAACAGGAACTACCAGCTTACTACGGAGAGTGAAAACTTTGTTGCGCCATACACAAGCAACCAATTTCCATAGCCCTTTTTTGGTTCAGGTAAATCTGAAATTACTTGGCATTTCCCCTCTGCAAGCTGCCGCATAGTCTTCAGCAAGGTGTGGTGCAGATTCCTTGTAAGGCCATATGCACTTCTTCATGAAATACTTCTCAGGCCTAGTGACTGCAGTATAGAAGCTCCAGTCGCGATCGAGCAATCTGTTTTCCTTGAGGAACTTTAGAACATAGCACCGGGGCTTGATCCGGCCCTCCAGGCTATAATAGAGGATTACGGGCCGATGAGCAATGTACCCCGGTTCCAAGCCCACCTCAAAGACAAGGAACTCGAAGCTGCGCTGCAGGATGTCCTTTGACCTCTTGAGCAGCATTGGAGCCATAGACAAAGCAACGACCACCTCACCATCCGACCAACTGAACGTCTTCTTCAGGTGGTCCACTTTGGCGGCGATCTTCTCCTCGCTGAGGAATGCGACAGCCTGTAGCGCAACCTTGAACATCCCCGAGCCACGGGGCACGCCCAGACCTTCGGCGCGCACCACCATTGCCTGGACGCGTTCCAGTTTGTTGCCGAGCATCCTCGGCTCAGAGATACACAGCTTGGTAATATCGCAATCGCCTAGCCCGCATTCCCGCAGGAACATGACATTGGGCTTGACCACCTTGTCAAGGTCCGATGAGAGAAGGTAGCATGCGCGCTGGGACGCCCGGAGGAAGCTGTGGAAGGAGCCGAAGAGGGGCAGGTAGTACTCCAGCTTGGGGACTATGGATCTGCGGCGGAAGCGGCTGTGGACAAGCGAGACGAGGCGGGCGATCTCAGGGCGCGACAGACCGAGGCCGGCGAGCCCGTCGACGACGGGGGCCAATGTTCTCTCCACGCCGGCGCAGAGGAACTGCGGGTCtttggcgacgacggcggcggcatcggcgccggagaggccgaggccggcgaggaaggcgaggaCGTTGTCGGGATTGGCGGGGGAGTTGAGGTGGGAGAGCTTCTTGGAGGCCTTGAGGGCTTGGGGCCGGGTGAGGCCGCAGGTGCCGACGAGGTAGTCCTCAACGGCGAATCCTTGGCTCGGGGAAATGGGGGCAGCGGCTGCCGCGGCGGAGAGGAGCCGGTGGAGAGGGGAGATggcagaggtggaggaggaggagcggatATGGGGCACGATGCGGTGCCGGAGATGGAGCAtggcggcggcagcgacggcggcggcggcggcggcgaggaagatATTTCCGATGGGAATTGCAAGTTTGCGACGGCGAGAGCGTGTCTGTGGTGTAGGTCAATAGTGAGTGCGTGTGGGCTGGGCCGATGTTTCCTACGATGCAACTTTTGGTCTCTCGTGGGCCTTACAACTTCGTGAGTTTTTTTGGCGTCCCCTCTCTCTCAATTTTGACCTCTCGTATCGCTGCCCGGCCTTGGCTCTGCCGATCTGAAGAGGGTTTTGGGGCCGAATAAGTTTTTTTTTTAAGGAAAGCCTCATGGCACTTCATTTAGATTGTGGCAGTGTTACATCGCTGAGTACATGAGAAGGTAAAAAACTGGGAGCAACATCTGCCCAAACAAAACTTGACTTAACATCATAAG encodes the following:
- the LOC123143114 gene encoding uncharacterized protein, with protein sequence MLHLRHRIVPHIRSSSSTSAISPLHRLLSAAAAAAPISPSQGFAVEDYLVGTCGLTRPQALKASKKLSHLNSPANPDNVLAFLAGLGLSGADAAAVVAKDPQFLCAGVERTLAPVVDGLAGLGLSRPEIARLVSLVHSRFRRRSIVPKLEYYLPLFGSFHSFLRASQRACYLLSSDLDKVVKPNVMFLRECGLGDCDITKLCISEPRMLGNKLERVQAMVVRAEGLGVPRGSGMFKVALQAVAFLSEEKIAAKVDHLKKTFSWSDGEVVVALSMAPMLLKRSKDILQRSFEFLVFEVGLEPGYIAHRPVILYYSLEGRIKPRCYVLKFLKENRLLDRDWSFYTAVTRPEKYFMKKCIWPYKESAPHLAEDYAAACRGEMPSNFRFT